One stretch of Xanthomonas sp. DAR 35659 DNA includes these proteins:
- a CDS encoding thiolase family protein, which yields MTEIVIAAAKRTAIGAFLGQFNGVPTPQLGAAAIRAALEQSGIPAADVSEVIMGCVLPANLGQAPARQAARAAGVPDATGATTVNKVCGSGMKAIMLGHDLIKAGSASIVVAGGMESMSNAPHLLPNSRTGNRYGNFQAVDHMAWDGLTNPDDGQAMGVFGEATAEKFGFSRQDQDAYAIESVTRAQAAQRDGAFAAEIVPVSVATRKGNVEVASDEQPAKSDVAKIPTLKPAFKKDGTVTAASSSSISDGAAATVLLSADEAARRGLAPLARIAGHATFSQAPEWFTTAPVGAIKKLLDQVGWSLDQVDLFEINEAFAVVAMVPIKELGLDPAKVNVNGGACALGHPIGASGARLVVTLLNALRTRGGRRGIATLCIGGGEATAVAIELI from the coding sequence ATGACCGAGATCGTCATCGCCGCAGCCAAGCGCACCGCTATCGGCGCGTTCCTGGGCCAGTTCAACGGCGTGCCCACACCGCAGCTCGGCGCCGCCGCGATCCGTGCCGCGCTGGAACAGTCCGGCATCCCCGCCGCCGACGTGTCCGAAGTCATCATGGGCTGCGTGCTGCCGGCCAACCTCGGCCAGGCGCCGGCGCGCCAGGCCGCGCGCGCCGCCGGCGTGCCGGACGCCACCGGCGCCACCACCGTCAACAAGGTCTGCGGCTCGGGCATGAAGGCGATCATGCTCGGCCACGACCTGATCAAGGCCGGCTCGGCCAGCATCGTCGTCGCCGGCGGCATGGAGTCGATGAGCAACGCGCCGCACCTGCTGCCGAACTCGCGCACCGGCAACCGCTACGGCAACTTCCAGGCGGTCGACCACATGGCCTGGGACGGCCTGACCAATCCCGACGACGGCCAGGCGATGGGCGTGTTCGGCGAGGCCACCGCGGAGAAGTTCGGCTTCAGCCGCCAGGACCAGGACGCCTACGCGATCGAATCGGTGACCCGCGCGCAGGCCGCGCAGCGCGACGGCGCGTTCGCTGCGGAGATCGTTCCGGTCAGCGTCGCCACGCGCAAGGGCAACGTGGAAGTCGCCAGCGACGAACAGCCGGCCAAGTCCGATGTCGCCAAGATCCCCACGCTGAAGCCGGCCTTCAAGAAGGACGGCACGGTCACCGCCGCCAGTTCCTCCAGCATCTCCGACGGCGCCGCCGCCACCGTGTTGCTCAGCGCCGACGAGGCGGCGCGCCGCGGTCTCGCGCCGCTGGCGCGCATCGCCGGCCACGCGACGTTCTCGCAGGCGCCGGAATGGTTCACCACCGCCCCGGTCGGCGCGATCAAGAAGCTGCTCGATCAGGTCGGCTGGAGCCTGGACCAGGTCGATCTGTTCGAGATCAACGAAGCGTTCGCGGTGGTGGCGATGGTGCCGATCAAGGAATTGGGCCTGGACCCGGCCAAGGTCAACGTCAACGGCGGCGCCTGCGCGCTCGGCCATCCGATCGGCGCCTCCGGCGCGCGGCTGGTGGTGACATTGCTAAATGCGTTGCGCACCCGCGGCGGCCGTCGCGGCATCGCGACCCTGTGCATCGGCGGCGGCGAGGCCACCGCGGTCGCCATCGAATTGATTTGA
- a CDS encoding diguanylate cyclase, which translates to MSTFHRVRIRTRLALLFSALVFVSIGFGVFTGAQRSISDAARVAHTHQVLRSIDEVQSTLLQAETAVRGYELTDNQAYLSNYRDSAERVPRHLAQLQTLVADNPVQLANLRILQQLVQARLAQMQQMLELYQRDGREALQRAMAPNVFKDSSAIRDHVQQMIELEQQLLQSRDRSNQRSSDLLLALALAGIPFGLGSVGVVYALLFRELRNRAAAEQAASVANEKLGSSIEELQRASADLNALSRYTGLLQSCMDPKEALAVTARMLAALMPDAGGSVYLLRASRDRAESIVAWGQAPVRSEPTVAPEECWALRRDKAHFVHGARHDSACAHLLEDPQAVGASTACIPLSAQGTQLGFVFLAGPGPGPLPRIAIAEAAAEQLSLALSNLRLRESLRLQSIRDPLTGLFNRRYLEESLNHELARCARRSMPLSLLMLDVDHFKRFNDLHGHGGGDSLLAAVGQMLSSRLRGEDIACRYGGEEFTVILPETGPEAALAIAEQLRSAAQQLGTTLDGKALPGITVSIGLASYARDGVVATTLLRKADAALYRAKRSGRNQVQPFDPALDGGA; encoded by the coding sequence ATGTCGACGTTCCACCGTGTGCGGATCAGAACCCGCCTAGCGCTGCTGTTCTCCGCCCTGGTCTTCGTGTCGATCGGATTCGGCGTGTTCACCGGCGCCCAGCGCTCGATCTCCGATGCCGCGCGCGTGGCGCACACGCACCAGGTGTTGCGCAGCATCGACGAAGTGCAGTCGACCCTGCTGCAGGCCGAGACCGCGGTGCGCGGCTACGAGCTCACCGACAACCAGGCCTACCTGAGCAACTACCGCGACAGCGCCGAACGCGTGCCGCGGCACCTGGCGCAATTGCAGACGCTGGTCGCCGACAACCCGGTGCAACTGGCCAACCTGCGCATCCTGCAGCAGTTGGTGCAGGCGCGACTGGCGCAGATGCAACAGATGCTCGAACTCTACCAGCGCGACGGCCGCGAGGCCCTGCAGCGCGCGATGGCGCCGAACGTGTTCAAGGATTCCAGCGCGATCCGCGACCACGTGCAGCAGATGATCGAACTGGAGCAACAGTTGCTGCAGAGCCGCGACCGCTCCAACCAGCGCAGTTCCGACCTGCTGCTGGCGCTGGCCCTGGCCGGCATCCCGTTCGGGCTGGGCAGCGTGGGCGTGGTGTACGCCCTGCTGTTCCGCGAGCTGCGCAATCGCGCCGCCGCCGAGCAGGCCGCCTCGGTCGCCAACGAGAAACTCGGCAGCAGCATCGAGGAACTGCAGCGCGCCAGCGCCGATCTCAATGCGCTCAGCCGCTACACCGGCCTGCTGCAGAGTTGCATGGATCCCAAGGAGGCGCTTGCGGTGACCGCGCGCATGCTGGCCGCGCTGATGCCCGACGCCGGCGGCAGCGTGTACCTGCTGCGCGCCTCCAGGGACCGCGCCGAATCCATCGTCGCCTGGGGCCAGGCGCCGGTGCGCAGCGAGCCGACCGTGGCGCCCGAGGAATGCTGGGCGCTGCGCCGCGACAAGGCGCACTTCGTGCATGGCGCGCGCCACGACTCGGCGTGCGCGCACCTGCTCGAGGATCCGCAGGCGGTCGGCGCCAGCACCGCCTGCATTCCGCTCTCGGCGCAGGGCACGCAACTGGGCTTCGTGTTCCTGGCCGGACCTGGGCCCGGCCCGCTGCCGCGCATCGCCATCGCCGAGGCGGCGGCCGAGCAGCTGTCGCTGGCGCTGAGCAACCTGCGCCTGCGCGAATCGCTGCGCCTGCAGTCGATCCGCGATCCGCTCACCGGGCTGTTCAACCGGCGCTACCTGGAGGAGTCGCTGAACCACGAGCTGGCGCGCTGCGCGCGCCGCTCGATGCCGCTGTCGCTGCTGATGCTGGACGTGGACCACTTCAAGCGTTTCAACGACCTGCACGGCCACGGCGGCGGCGACAGCCTGCTGGCCGCGGTCGGGCAGATGCTGTCCTCGCGGCTGCGCGGCGAAGACATCGCCTGCCGCTACGGCGGCGAGGAATTCACCGTGATCCTGCCGGAGACCGGCCCGGAGGCGGCCCTGGCGATCGCCGAGCAGTTGCGCAGCGCCGCGCAGCAACTGGGCACCACCCTGGACGGCAAGGCCCTGCCCGGGATCACCGTGTCGATCGGGCTGGCCAGCTATGCGCGCGATGGCGTGGTCGCCACCACCCTGCTGCGCAAGGCCGACGCGGCGCTGTACCGGGCCAAACGCAGCGGCCGCAACCAGGTGCAGCCGTTCGATCCGGCCCTGGACGGCGGCGCCTGA
- a CDS encoding bactofilin family protein — MSIWKDQGTPRKDGLPLPGTPAPAPVAEPRPIDPPAGEPAVAVAAAAPLPARAAAPAAKESLIAADITIEGKIEGTGHIRIAGKFKGDVNVQGDLTIETGAKLSGGVRANKVTIAGELEGNIESASQVDLLASGALIGDVKAGSLTVASGARMRGQADFGWEDDKGRKGGKPTEPDAGA, encoded by the coding sequence ATGTCCATTTGGAAAGATCAGGGTACCCCGCGCAAGGATGGCCTGCCGCTGCCTGGCACGCCCGCCCCCGCCCCCGTCGCCGAACCGCGCCCCATCGACCCGCCGGCGGGCGAACCGGCGGTCGCGGTCGCCGCGGCCGCCCCCCTCCCCGCGCGTGCCGCCGCGCCGGCGGCGAAGGAGTCGCTGATCGCCGCCGACATCACCATCGAAGGCAAGATCGAAGGCACCGGCCACATCCGCATCGCCGGCAAGTTCAAGGGCGACGTCAACGTGCAGGGCGACCTGACCATCGAGACCGGCGCCAAGCTCAGCGGCGGCGTGCGCGCCAACAAGGTCACCATCGCCGGCGAGTTGGAGGGCAACATCGAATCGGCCTCGCAGGTGGACCTGCTGGCATCCGGCGCGCTGATCGGCGACGTCAAGGCCGGGTCGCTGACCGTGGCCTCCGGCGCGCGCATGCGCGGCCAGGCCGACTTCGGCTGGGAAGACGACAAGGGCCGCAAGGGCGGCAAGCCGACGGAGCCCGACGCCGGCGCATGA
- a CDS encoding acyl-CoA dehydrogenase family protein has protein sequence MPRDLPAFATHVVDNQPPPFEPRDVWNDDAVLRAAVAREGGDGFAAQLARYGALAGDTLYRLGFDANRDRPRLRTHDRHGHRIDTVEFHPAYHQLLDAAKTHGVAGLSWHAPQPGAHVARAALSYLHHQAEAGTSCPLTMTHAAVAVLRQQPALRAWGDKAAAPHYDPRDVPIADKAGITLGMGMTEKQGGSDVRSNATVATPLDGAGAYSLVGHKWFFSAPMSDGFLVLAQAPGGLSCFLLPRRLPDGQLNALRLMRLKDKLGDWSNASSEVEFAGAWAQRIGEEGRGVARIIGMVMLTRLDCMLAAAAQMRMALAQALHHARHRIVFGKRLIEQPLMRNVLADLAIESEAATAFAMRVARAVDAGERDPAEAAFARIATALGKYWLCKRAPAFVNEAQECLGGAGYVEESILPRLYRQAPLNSIWEGSGNIQCLDVLRALAREPASAAVVLAELETAAGTDPAYDAALDALRAPLAGTAEVDEYAARRLAERIALALQAALLLRSASPAAAAFVRSRLAGAHGLAFGTLEAGVPVEELLARALP, from the coding sequence ATGCCACGGGACCTGCCCGCGTTCGCCACGCACGTGGTCGACAACCAGCCGCCGCCGTTCGAGCCGCGCGACGTATGGAACGACGATGCGGTTTTGCGCGCCGCGGTCGCGCGCGAGGGCGGCGACGGCTTCGCCGCGCAACTGGCGCGCTACGGCGCGCTCGCCGGCGACACGCTGTACCGGCTCGGCTTCGACGCGAACCGCGACCGGCCGCGGCTGCGCACGCACGACCGCCACGGCCATCGCATCGACACGGTGGAGTTCCATCCGGCCTACCACCAGTTGCTGGATGCGGCGAAGACGCACGGCGTGGCTGGCCTGTCCTGGCACGCGCCGCAGCCGGGCGCGCACGTGGCGCGGGCGGCGTTGAGCTATCTGCACCACCAGGCCGAAGCCGGCACCAGTTGTCCGCTGACCATGACCCATGCCGCGGTCGCGGTGCTGCGCCAGCAGCCGGCGCTGCGCGCGTGGGGGGACAAGGCCGCCGCGCCGCACTACGACCCGCGCGACGTGCCGATCGCCGACAAGGCCGGCATCACCCTCGGCATGGGCATGACCGAAAAGCAGGGGGGCTCGGACGTGCGCAGCAACGCCACCGTCGCCACGCCGCTGGACGGCGCCGGCGCGTACAGCCTGGTCGGGCACAAGTGGTTCTTCTCGGCGCCGATGTCCGACGGCTTCCTGGTGCTGGCGCAGGCACCGGGCGGCCTGAGCTGTTTCCTGCTGCCGCGACGCCTGCCCGACGGCCAACTCAACGCGCTGCGCCTGATGCGGCTGAAGGACAAGCTCGGCGATTGGTCCAACGCCTCCAGCGAGGTGGAATTCGCCGGCGCCTGGGCGCAGCGCATCGGCGAGGAAGGGCGCGGCGTGGCGCGCATCATCGGCATGGTGATGCTGACCCGGCTCGACTGCATGCTCGCCGCGGCCGCGCAGATGCGCATGGCCTTGGCGCAGGCGCTGCATCACGCGCGGCATCGCATCGTCTTCGGCAAGCGCCTGATCGAGCAGCCGCTGATGCGCAACGTGCTGGCCGACCTGGCGATCGAGTCCGAGGCGGCCACCGCCTTCGCGATGCGCGTGGCGCGCGCGGTGGATGCGGGCGAGCGCGACCCGGCCGAGGCCGCGTTCGCCCGCATCGCCACCGCGCTGGGCAAGTATTGGCTGTGCAAGCGCGCGCCGGCCTTCGTCAACGAAGCGCAGGAATGCCTGGGCGGCGCCGGCTATGTCGAGGAGTCGATCCTGCCGCGGCTGTACCGGCAGGCGCCGTTGAATTCGATCTGGGAAGGCAGCGGCAACATCCAGTGCCTGGACGTGCTGCGCGCATTGGCGCGGGAGCCGGCCAGCGCGGCCGTAGTGCTGGCCGAACTGGAGACGGCGGCGGGTACCGATCCGGCCTACGACGCGGCGCTGGACGCATTGCGCGCGCCGCTGGCCGGCACTGCCGAGGTGGACGAATACGCCGCACGGCGCCTCGCCGAACGCATCGCGCTGGCCCTGCAGGCCGCGCTGCTGCTGCGTAGCGCCAGCCCAGCCGCCGCCGCGTTCGTGCGCAGCCGCCTGGCAGGCGCGCATGGATTGGCGTTCGGCACGCTGGAGGCGGGCGTGCCGGTCGAGGAATTGCTGGCGCGTGCATTGCCGTAG
- a CDS encoding ligase-associated DNA damage response exonuclease has product MPTAATKDLIVLRPEGLYCPAGDFHIDPWRPVPRAVITHGHGDHARAGMGEYHCTAASLPILRWRLGEQAYHAYAYGERFALGAATVSLHPAGHVLGSAQVRVEVDGDVWVASGDYKRQPDPTCAPFEVVRCDTFITEATFALPVYRWPDTSTVAREIVAWRHECAARGEAAVLFCYALGKAQRVLAELQPWDDQPALLHGAIAAGVAVYRQAGIAMLDTQPVADLDKRADYAGQLVLAPPSAAGSPWLRRFRHAQLGFASGWMRLRGNRRRRNYDRGFVVSDHADWPDLLRTIAETGARRVIATHGNTDAIIRALNERGVAAEAFRTDYGAEE; this is encoded by the coding sequence ATGCCCACCGCCGCCACCAAGGACCTGATCGTGCTGCGCCCGGAAGGGCTGTATTGCCCCGCCGGCGACTTCCACATCGATCCCTGGCGGCCGGTACCGCGCGCGGTCATCACCCACGGCCACGGCGATCACGCGCGCGCCGGCATGGGCGAGTACCACTGCACCGCCGCCAGCTTGCCGATCCTGCGCTGGCGGCTCGGGGAGCAGGCGTACCACGCCTACGCGTACGGCGAACGCTTCGCGCTGGGCGCGGCGACCGTCTCGCTGCACCCGGCCGGGCACGTGCTCGGCTCGGCGCAGGTGCGTGTGGAGGTGGACGGCGACGTGTGGGTGGCTTCCGGCGACTACAAGCGCCAGCCCGACCCGACCTGCGCGCCGTTCGAGGTGGTGCGCTGCGACACCTTCATCACCGAGGCCACCTTCGCCCTGCCGGTGTACCGCTGGCCGGACACCAGCACGGTGGCGCGCGAGATCGTCGCCTGGCGCCACGAATGCGCCGCGCGCGGCGAGGCGGCGGTGCTGTTCTGCTACGCGCTGGGCAAGGCGCAACGGGTGCTGGCCGAGCTGCAACCGTGGGACGACCAGCCGGCACTGCTGCACGGCGCGATCGCCGCCGGCGTGGCGGTGTACCGGCAGGCCGGGATCGCGATGCTGGACACGCAGCCGGTGGCCGACCTGGACAAGCGCGCCGACTACGCCGGGCAACTGGTGCTGGCGCCGCCGTCGGCCGCGGGCAGTCCCTGGCTGCGGCGCTTCCGCCATGCCCAGCTCGGCTTCGCCTCAGGCTGGATGCGGCTGCGCGGCAACCGCCGCCGGCGCAACTACGACCGCGGCTTCGTGGTGTCCGACCACGCCGACTGGCCCGACCTGCTGCGCACCATCGCCGAGACCGGCGCGCGGCGCGTCATCGCCACCCACGGCAACACCGACGCGATCATCCGCGCGCTCAACGAACGCGGCGTCGCCGCCGAGGCGTTCCGCACCGACTACGGTGCCGAGGAATGA
- a CDS encoding ATP-dependent DNA ligase: MKRFAALYRQLDQSTATLDKRAALVAYFEQAPPADAAWAIWLLSGGKLRRIANTRELREWIAQESGLPGWLVDDSYDHVGDLAETLTLLLDDPAETSDPAPLRDWIEERLLPVAAQDDAARRAAVVAGWRSLAFDERLLFNKLLTGALRVGVSQRLVQQALAAMSGIDIARIAQRMLGAWSPTPAALEDLLSHDVLPSDRQQPYPFFLASPLEHDAATLGAIDEWQLEWKWDGIRLQLIRRDGEVALWSRGEERLDGRFPEIEAAAATLPRDAVIDGELLGWRAGEDAPLPFTALQTRIQRRKPGAKTLADTPARVLAYDLLELDGVDLREQPLAQRRAQLQALLDTHADPRIVLSPQVRAAAWDEAAALRAKARERGVEGLMLKRATSPYQSGRRRGDWWKWKIEPLTIDAVLLYAQAGHGRRSTLYTDYTFGLWDGDHLVPVAKAYSGLDDSEILALDRWIRAHTTERFGPVRAVTPYHVFELGFEAVNKSSRHKSGIAVRFPRILRWRHDKPYAEADRLATLQALAR; this comes from the coding sequence ATGAAGCGCTTCGCAGCGTTGTACCGGCAACTGGACCAGAGCACCGCGACGCTGGACAAGCGCGCCGCGCTGGTCGCCTACTTCGAGCAGGCGCCGCCGGCCGACGCGGCCTGGGCGATCTGGCTGCTCAGCGGCGGCAAGCTGCGGCGCATCGCCAACACCCGCGAATTGCGCGAGTGGATCGCGCAGGAAAGCGGCCTGCCCGGCTGGCTGGTGGACGACAGCTACGACCATGTCGGCGACCTGGCCGAAACCCTCACCCTGCTGCTCGACGACCCGGCGGAGACGTCGGATCCGGCGCCGCTGCGCGACTGGATCGAGGAACGCCTGCTGCCGGTGGCCGCGCAGGACGACGCCGCGCGTCGCGCCGCCGTGGTCGCCGGCTGGCGCAGCCTGGCCTTCGACGAGCGCCTGCTGTTCAACAAGCTGCTGACCGGCGCGCTGCGCGTGGGCGTGTCGCAGCGGTTGGTACAGCAGGCGCTGGCGGCGATGTCCGGGATCGACATCGCGCGCATCGCCCAGCGCATGCTCGGCGCGTGGTCGCCGACGCCGGCCGCGCTGGAGGATCTGCTCTCGCATGACGTGTTGCCCAGCGATCGCCAGCAGCCCTACCCGTTCTTCCTTGCCTCGCCGCTGGAACACGACGCTGCCACGCTGGGCGCGATCGATGAGTGGCAACTGGAATGGAAATGGGACGGCATCCGCCTGCAGCTGATCCGCCGCGACGGCGAGGTGGCGCTGTGGTCGCGCGGCGAGGAACGCCTGGATGGACGCTTCCCGGAAATCGAGGCCGCCGCGGCGACGCTGCCGCGCGATGCGGTGATCGACGGCGAACTGCTCGGCTGGCGCGCGGGCGAGGACGCGCCGTTGCCGTTCACCGCCCTGCAGACCCGCATCCAGCGCCGCAAGCCCGGCGCCAAGACCCTGGCCGACACCCCGGCGCGGGTGCTGGCCTACGACCTGCTGGAATTGGACGGCGTCGACCTGCGCGAGCAACCGCTGGCGCAGCGCCGCGCGCAGTTGCAGGCCTTGCTCGATACGCATGCGGATCCGCGCATCGTGCTGTCGCCGCAGGTGCGGGCCGCGGCGTGGGACGAGGCCGCAGCACTGCGCGCGAAGGCGCGCGAACGCGGCGTGGAAGGGCTGATGCTCAAGCGCGCCACGTCGCCGTATCAATCCGGGCGCCGCCGCGGCGACTGGTGGAAGTGGAAGATCGAGCCGCTGACCATCGACGCGGTGCTGCTGTACGCGCAGGCCGGCCATGGCCGCCGCAGCACGCTGTACACCGACTACACCTTCGGGCTGTGGGACGGCGACCACCTGGTGCCGGTGGCCAAGGCGTATTCGGGCCTGGACGACAGCGAGATCCTGGCCTTGGACCGCTGGATCCGCGCGCACACCACCGAGCGTTTCGGCCCGGTGCGCGCGGTGACCCCGTACCACGTGTTCGAACTCGGCTTCGAGGCGGTGAACAAGAGCAGCCGGCACAAGTCCGGCATCGCGGTGCGTTTCCCACGCATCCTGCGCTGGCGCCACGACAAGCCCTACGCCGAGGCCGACCGGCTAGCCACGCTGCAGGCGCTGGCGCGATGA
- a CDS encoding ligase-associated DNA damage response DEXH box helicase, giving the protein MTSPQARKRPADAPLYAWFAAQGWQPLPFQRALWTHYLGGVSGLLHTPTGSGKTLAAFGGPLLEGLREQAALQAATAKRPRRAKAAATDRTAAAQRARRQPQRALKVLWITPLRALAADTLRALREPVAALGLDWQVGLRTGDASARDKRLARSGKLDVLVTTPESLALLLSYPDTAPQLATLRCVIVDEWHELLGNKRGVLLQLCLARLRAWAPALRTWGLSATLGNLDEARDVLLPHLADAPIVAGVKPRTLTLETLAPASGERFPWAGHLGLSQLPRVLENLFAVRTSLLFTNTRAQAELWHQALESVWPEDTQSLALHHGSLDPALRRAAEQGLRDGSLRCVVATSSLDLGVDFPAVDQVLQIGSPKGVARLLQRAGRARHRPGEAGHVLCVPTHALELVEYAAARRAIAHGRVESRPAPRLSLDVLAQHCVTCALGGGFRADALFAEVRGSAAFAALDAATWAAVLEFVVQGGRALAQYPDYRKVVRDEDGVYRVHDRRIALRHRLSIGTITSDGSVAVRFLRGGRLGAVEEQFVGRLRRGDRFQFAGRLLELVRLEDMTAYVRLAKGGDGSVPKWMGGRMPLSSALAHEVEAVFAEPRGEEELRALAPLLGLQRALSALPAPGRLLVESVRARGGRHVFVYPFAGRQVHEGLAALLALRWGRRQRNTFSFAANDYGLVLSPAQDVVVEDALLRELLSPEHLFEDLRESLNLGELARRQFREIARVSGLLPPSLPGGTPRSLRQLQASSGLLYDVLSRFDPGHLLLAQAEREVLQGEMELTRLAATLHDCAARELAVYTPRSLTPLSFPLWAESIRGQLSTEDWKARVMRAAAQLEQRHAR; this is encoded by the coding sequence ATGACCTCGCCGCAGGCGCGCAAGCGCCCAGCCGATGCACCGTTGTACGCGTGGTTCGCCGCGCAAGGCTGGCAACCGCTGCCGTTCCAGCGTGCGCTGTGGACGCACTATCTGGGCGGCGTCTCGGGCCTGCTGCATACGCCCACCGGCAGCGGCAAGACCCTGGCCGCGTTCGGCGGCCCGCTGCTGGAAGGCCTGCGCGAACAGGCCGCGCTGCAGGCCGCGACAGCCAAGCGGCCGCGCCGCGCCAAGGCGGCCGCTACCGACCGGACCGCAGCGGCGCAGCGGGCGCGCCGGCAGCCGCAGCGCGCGCTGAAAGTGCTGTGGATCACCCCGCTGCGCGCGCTCGCCGCCGACACCTTGCGCGCGCTGCGCGAACCGGTGGCGGCGCTGGGCCTGGACTGGCAGGTCGGCCTGCGCACCGGCGATGCCAGCGCGCGCGACAAGCGCCTGGCGCGCAGCGGCAAGCTCGACGTCCTGGTGACCACGCCCGAGTCGCTGGCGCTGCTGCTGTCCTATCCCGACACCGCACCGCAGTTGGCGACGCTGCGCTGCGTGATCGTCGACGAGTGGCACGAACTGCTCGGCAACAAGCGCGGCGTGCTGCTGCAACTGTGCCTGGCGCGGCTGCGCGCGTGGGCGCCGGCGCTGCGCACCTGGGGCCTGTCGGCCACGCTCGGCAACCTCGACGAGGCACGTGACGTGTTGCTGCCGCATCTCGCCGACGCGCCGATCGTGGCCGGGGTCAAGCCGCGCACATTGACCCTGGAAACGCTGGCGCCGGCCAGCGGCGAGCGCTTCCCCTGGGCCGGGCACCTGGGCCTGTCGCAATTACCGCGGGTGCTGGAAAACCTGTTCGCGGTGCGCACCAGCCTGCTGTTCACCAACACCCGCGCGCAGGCCGAACTGTGGCACCAGGCACTGGAATCGGTATGGCCCGAGGACACGCAGAGCCTGGCCCTGCATCACGGCTCGCTGGATCCGGCGCTGCGCCGCGCCGCCGAGCAAGGCCTGCGCGACGGCAGCCTGCGCTGCGTCGTCGCCACCTCCAGCCTGGACCTGGGCGTGGATTTCCCCGCGGTCGACCAGGTGCTGCAGATCGGCAGTCCCAAGGGCGTGGCGCGGCTGCTGCAACGCGCCGGCCGCGCCCGGCATCGTCCCGGCGAAGCCGGCCACGTGCTGTGCGTGCCCACCCACGCGCTGGAATTGGTCGAATACGCCGCCGCGCGCCGCGCCATCGCTCATGGCCGCGTCGAATCGCGCCCGGCGCCGCGGCTGTCGCTGGACGTGTTGGCGCAGCATTGCGTGACCTGCGCGCTGGGCGGCGGCTTCCGCGCCGACGCGCTGTTCGCCGAGGTGCGCGGCAGCGCCGCGTTCGCCGCGCTCGACGCCGCCACCTGGGCCGCGGTGCTGGAGTTCGTGGTGCAGGGCGGGCGCGCGCTGGCGCAGTACCCGGACTACCGCAAGGTGGTGCGCGACGAGGACGGCGTGTACCGCGTGCACGACCGCCGCATCGCGCTGCGCCACCGACTGTCGATCGGCACCATCACCAGCGACGGCAGCGTCGCGGTGCGCTTCCTGCGCGGCGGCCGGCTCGGCGCGGTGGAGGAGCAGTTCGTCGGCCGCCTGCGCCGCGGCGACCGTTTCCAGTTCGCCGGGCGCCTGCTGGAGCTGGTGCGGCTGGAGGACATGACCGCCTACGTGCGCCTGGCCAAGGGCGGCGACGGCAGCGTGCCGAAATGGATGGGCGGGCGCATGCCCTTGTCCTCGGCGCTGGCGCACGAAGTGGAAGCGGTGTTCGCCGAGCCGCGCGGCGAGGAGGAACTGCGCGCGCTGGCGCCGCTGCTCGGCCTGCAGCGCGCACTGTCGGCGCTGCCGGCGCCGGGGCGGCTGCTGGTGGAAAGCGTGCGCGCCCGCGGCGGCCGCCACGTGTTCGTCTACCCGTTCGCCGGGCGCCAGGTGCACGAGGGCCTGGCCGCGCTGCTGGCGCTGCGCTGGGGCCGGCGGCAGCGCAACACTTTCAGCTTCGCCGCCAACGACTACGGGTTGGTGCTGTCGCCGGCACAGGACGTGGTGGTCGAGGACGCGTTGCTGCGCGAACTGCTCAGCCCCGAGCATCTGTTCGAGGATCTGCGCGAAAGTCTCAACCTGGGCGAACTGGCGCGCCGCCAGTTCCGCGAGATCGCGCGCGTGTCCGGCCTGCTGCCGCCGAGCCTGCCCGGCGGCACGCCGCGCAGCCTGCGCCAGTTGCAGGCCTCCAGCGGCCTGCTGTACGACGTGCTGAGCCGCTTCGACCCCGGCCACCTGCTGCTGGCGCAGGCCGAGCGCGAAGTGCTGCAGGGCGAAATGGAACTGACCCGGCTCGCCGCCACTCTGCACGACTGCGCCGCGCGCGAACTGGCCGTGTACACGCCGCGCAGCCTGACCCCGCTGTCGTTCCCGCTGTGGGCCGAGAGCATCCGCGGCCAGCTCAGCACCGAGGACTGGAAGGCGCGGGTGATGCGCGCGGCCGCGCAGCTGGAACAACGCCATGCGCGCTGA
- the pdeM gene encoding ligase-associated DNA damage response endonuclease PdeM, with the protein MRAELDWCLAGEPMLLLGERALYWPARRRLLIADLHLGKADVFRRAGIGLPSGGTALDLQRLAALMQAQAAQELWILGDVLHGAAPAAAWQRDWHAWRAAHPQLRVAAIAGNHDRALAGAGLDIALLGEQVEDGPFALRHDPAPHAHLHVLCGHLHPLAKLPGMRQRWPAFWLRERMTVLPAFSQFTAGVVPILEAGERLVACVEGEALALP; encoded by the coding sequence ATGCGCGCTGAACTGGACTGGTGCCTGGCCGGCGAGCCGATGCTGCTGCTCGGCGAACGCGCGCTGTACTGGCCCGCGCGGCGGCGGCTGCTGATCGCCGACCTGCATCTGGGCAAGGCCGACGTGTTCCGCCGCGCCGGCATCGGCCTGCCCAGCGGCGGCACCGCACTCGACCTGCAGCGCCTCGCTGCGTTGATGCAGGCGCAGGCGGCGCAGGAACTGTGGATCCTCGGCGACGTGCTGCACGGCGCTGCGCCCGCCGCCGCTTGGCAACGCGACTGGCATGCCTGGCGCGCGGCGCATCCGCAGTTGCGCGTGGCCGCGATCGCCGGCAACCACGACCGCGCGCTGGCCGGCGCCGGATTGGACATCGCGCTGCTCGGCGAACAGGTCGAGGACGGTCCGTTCGCGCTGCGCCACGACCCGGCGCCGCACGCGCATCTGCACGTGCTGTGCGGGCACCTGCATCCGCTGGCGAAACTGCCCGGCATGCGCCAGCGCTGGCCCGCGTTCTGGCTGCGCGAACGGATGACGGTGCTGCCCGCGTTCTCGCAGTTCACCGCCGGTGTGGTCCCGATCCTGGAGGCAGGCGAACGCCTGGTCGCCTGTGTCGAGGGCGAGGCGCTGGCGTTGCCGTAG